The Bombyx mori chromosome 20, ASM3026992v2 genomic sequence TCAATACCATACTCTAGTTTCACCCTGACCGCATCCGAAAGTTCACCTAGTAACACAGAAACTGCTCATTCCGCACAAGATACAGAATCGAAAGGCATTCCTATCTTACAAGAAGCCATAgatataaaatcaaatcaaattttagtCTATACATGGCTTATCGACAAACTCTCAGTAAAAAATTTGTCTAGAGAAAAACAAAGAATTTTAGAAGTCCACCTACTAGTTAATCGATCTGACCTTGTTAAACAGTTTCTTAAGGAATGCATAAAGAACAATACTAAATACTTCATTTATTTCGAAGATGACCACCATAGGAGACAATTTACAGAAACAGTAAtctttttattcaaaaaagAAATGGTACAATTTTTCGAATATACTAAAAGagtagtttttattgaaaatgaattaGAACAAAAGGAAATCGTTGAAAAATATCATACAGGTAAAACATGTCACCGAGGTATAAGAGAAACACTTACACACATTAAACGCACATACTTTTGGCATAAAGTggaacaaactgtttcaagtgTCATAAACTCTTGCGAAGTATGTAAACGTAAACCCCTCAGATCTACACTACAATTAACACAGACACAGACTAAACCTTTAGAAGAACTTTTTATCGACTTATTTACTATCGAAGGACATTACTTTCTTACTATTATTGACGCCTTCAGCAAACTAGGACAGGCACTAGAATTTACAAACCGATCTACCCCTGAAGTAGTACGAGccctaataaaatacttttcattttatGGGATACCCCAAAAAATTAGCTCGGATCCTGGTACAGAATTTAATAATGCACTTCTAAAAGAACTCTTATCATTTTACAAAATAGATTTACACATCAGTACACCTTAGTAAATAATAGACACGTACGTTGCGTTCACCGTTTATTGACACACTGAAGTGAATACTTGCTTACAAACATAACACCTCCACCCTTATTTACTACACATTATAagcataattaatatatatatatcttaacTAAGCATAACTAACaaactaaagtaaaaaaaaacaaagagagGTTATAACTATATACTTAATCTATTTCCTCGAATCCATATCTAACTGGTGGCTTGCGTATTCCTACAGGACGTTCACGTTTGGGTGTCACATTTTCATTCATActcttaccaccagtactacATGCTCCCTTGTCTATCGGCACAGCGGGTCTCATAGGGCTGCCACGAATAGGCGATACAGCATCTTGTGCCGGTGTGCAATTTTTTGGTGGTGAACTGTAGTCCTAGCACGAATAACTTGCGAAAATGTATTCGTAACGTTATCGAATTATATTTGTATGAGATTCGTACAGCGCCCCTATCGTACGTAAAAGGAACTAATTTTGGTAGCACGAACAAATTTCGTATCGCAATCGTATCGTCACGTAAACGATACTTGAACCATATAAACAATGAAACGCTATAATTGCGAGCACGAACACTGTTTTGACGTACGGTAATGTAAATTTCGAAGGCTGGGTATCGAGTATTGTCGAAACTTTATTCACTTAAGATTTGTTGGTGAGAAAGGTTTCGTAAcgtgtttaaatataattttatccatgtttttattttataagtaattttttataaataatagtctTTTCTTATCACTTTAGTTAGTTCttatatacaattaattttaataaattgcgcAAAATGCAAAGACCACCGTTGTACGAGCGTAGTcccttatattattttgttgctGCAAGTTTACTTGAAAATGAAGAATATTCATCAAGAGAAGTTAGGTAAGTACCTACTTCAGTCAATCGTgttatattctaatattttttaaacataaattaattgAGACTCAATTGGTTTTATTACTTATAGAGAAATTACACGCAGAGTTGCTCtgagaaagaaaaataatcctGTGGACATAAATGACGCGGAATTCAAAAATAGATACCGGTTGAATAAAGAATCATTCAAGTTTCTTTGTAATCAACTTAAGCAAAAAACATCTTTAAAAGCAAGTTCCAGGATAAGTTTGGAACTTAAggtaagtttgtttttattatctcagtaggtagacgagcatacggcccaaatgatggtaagtggtaacTCACTCGCTCGCTCGCTCATGTATGTTAGCAATGCTAAGGGCAGTGCCAAGTCTCTATTGTGAGAAAAGCTTAAATGTAacataaaattcaaacatttcagGTTCTTTGCGCGCTATCTTTTTATGCCACTGGATCTTACCAACGCTTAGTGGGAATGGCTAAATATTTGGGCCAAACGACTGTTAGCAAATGTGTGAAGGAAGTAACAGATGCTCTTGTAACTCCTGCAATCTTAAATACTTTCATAAAATTTCCTTATGCCAGAGCTGATAGAGATGTAATAAGAAACAAGTAAGTGTGaactatataattttattacaaacattcatttttatattatcacgATTTGGCGTAAACTTATGACTACAAagtagtattgttatttttattttttttattgcttagatgggtggacgagctcacagcccacctgctgttaagtggttactggagcccatagacatctacaacgtaaatgcgccacccaccttgagatataagttctaaggtctcaagtatagttacaacggctgccccacccttcaaatcgaaacgcattactgcttcacggcaaatataggcggggcggtggtacctacccgcgcggactcacaagagttcctaccaccagtaccaattgtttgtttttacctTACAGATTTTTTGTAAAGTATGGTTTCCCAGGAGTTATAGGATGCATTGATGGATGTCATTTCCATATTTTCACACCCAAAAAAGAAGTcgaacatttatattatagtagAAAGCATTTCCATTCATTAAATGTGCAAATGGTAAGCACAGCTCCGCCGGCGTGTCCAAATgaagtaaaatagaaaattaaactgatgtaatgatttttcttcaattttagaTTTGTGATAGTGATTGTCGTATTTTAAACGTAAATGCGAAATACGGAGGAGCCACCCACGACGCTTTTATTTGGGAAAATAGCGTGGTCAACAATTATATGCAGAGCTTACATCGAAATAACGAGCAAGTGTGGTTGttaggtaatattttattaataaccttTACAAATATTCAgactaagtttaatttattttaactaggttttttttattatttccaggTGATTCTGGTTATCCACAGCGACCCTGGTTAATGACACCAATTTTAGATGCTGTTGAGGGAACTCCAGCTTATAAATATACAGCAGTTCATGGAAGGACCAGAGTAGCTATTGAAAATACTTTTGGGCGACTAAAAAACCGATGGCGTTGTTTGTGTAAGGATCGCACATTACACTATGCTCCAGTAAAATGTGCAAAAATCATAACAGCATGCTGTGTATTGCACAACTTAGCCATTGAGTTCAACGTACCTGAACCAGAACCAGCAGAGATTGAAAACCCCAATTTGGCTATGACAATATCTGAACATATTTTTCAAGAGAATACTACAGGAGATGGGTTAATTAGGGGTAGAGCTATAAGAAGTATTTTAGCGGATAAAATTAATAGACTTCATACataattttacttttgtttattaattttgtaaaaaatatagtaattggtaattataattaagtaattggtaaaataaaagtagttggtaaaaaaatatagtaattaagCTTAACTTAAGACTTTCTCTCCATAAACCTCACAAAAGCTTCCATTGCCTCTTTCATAAATTCCAGCCATTGACCCTGCAGCCGTAGGCTCTTCATCTCTGTCTTACTCTTTCACGTACCTCAAATTCTCTAACTCTCAACCGATCTCTTTCTAATTCCTCATATACCTATCACGCTCT encodes the following:
- the LOC119630046 gene encoding putative nuclease HARBI1, which translates into the protein MQRPPLYERSPLYYFVAASLLENEEYSSREVREITRRVALRKKNNPVDINDAEFKNRYRLNKESFKFLCNQLKQKTSLKASSRISLELKVLCALSFYATGSYQRLVGMAKYLGQTTVSKCVKEVTDALVTPAILNTFIKFPYARADRDVIRNKFFVKYGFPGVIGCIDGCHFHIFTPKKEVEHLYYSRKHFHSLNVQMICDSDCRILNVNAKYGGATHDAFIWENSVVNNYMQSLHRNNEQVWLLGDSGYPQRPWLMTPILDAVEGTPAYKYTAVHGRTRVAIENTFGRLKNRWRCLCKDRTLHYAPVKCAKIITACCVLHNLAIEFNVPEPEPAEIENPNLAMTISEHIFQENTTGDGLIRGRAIRSILADKINRLHT